TCTGAATGTCAGAATTCATAGGGGAATATGTGTGCAGGCTGGACGCCAAAGGCAGGTTTATGTTGCCTGTCGGCCTCCGCAAGCAGATGTCTCCCGAAGCCCGGGACAGCTTCGTGCTGAATCGTGGTTTCGAGCAGCATCTGACGCTGTACCCTATGGACGAATGGCAAAAGATCACGGCTCAACTGAAGAAACTAAATCTCTTTGTAGCCAAGAACAGAAAGTTTTACAGGCAGTTCCACAATGGTGCCACGGTACTCGCCCTGGATACAACAGGTCGGCTTCTGCTACCGAAGCCATTGATGAATTTCGCCGGGATAGGAAAAGACGTGACCCTGTTTGCCTACGCCAACAGGATCGAAGTTTGGGCCAACGATGTGTATGAAAATGTCATGAAGGACACGGAAGACTTTGCATCGCTGGCCGAAGAGGTGATGGGTTCGCTGCCGCAGCAGGGCGAGGAGGGAAATGTATCATGAACCTGTACTCCTCGAAGCATGCATTCGGGGACTGAACATTGAACAACCAGGGGTTTATGTGGACGCCACCTTCGGAGGCGGGGGACACAGCAAATCCATCCTTGAAAGAATAACACGCGACAGCAGGCTGCTGGCATTTGATCAGGATCCGGATGCCGCTGCCAACACAACAGACGATGAAAGGTTCACTTTGGTAAACCAAAATTTCCGGTATTTGAAAAGGTACCTCAAGCTGCATAAAGCCATTCCGGCAATCGGCATCCTCGCCGATCTGGGTGTTTCCTCTCACCAGTTCGACACCCCCGGAAGAGGTTTCTCCCTCCGTTTCGACGGCCCCCTTGACATGAGAATGGATCCAATGCTCCCCCGATCCGCTGGTGACATCATTCGCGAATACAGTTCTGAAGCACTTGCAAATATGCTCCGCCTGTATGGTGAATTACCACAGGCAAATGCCCTAGCCCGCACCATCAGCATCGTACGACAAAACACCACCATCAACACCACCTTCCAACTGCGTGATGCCATCAGTAAGCACCTGCCACGAGGGAAGGAAAACAGCATGCTGGCCAGGGTCTTTCAAGCCATCCGCATTGAAGTCAACGATGAATTAAGTGCATTGCGGGAATTCCTTGAGCAATGCACCGAAGTGATTGCGGAAGGCGGCCGCCTCGTGGTCATCTCCTACCATTCCCTGGAAGATCGGTTGGTGAAAAACTTCATGCGCAGCGGCAACTGGGAAGGTGAAATCAAAACAGACTTGAAAGGGAATGTTCTGGCACCCTTCAAACCGGTCATCCGAAAAGCCATACAGCCAGATGAGCAGGAAATACTGACGAACCCCCGGGCACGCAGCGCCAAACTCCGGATCGCGGAAAGAACCTCATGGGCATGAACGAAAAGAAAAAGAAAAGAAACAACCCGCTCAAAACCCTGGTGAGAACCATCCTGATGGTAATCACAGGAAAAGTATTGTCGGAAAAGGGCAACGAAAAAATGGTGCCCTACATCCTCTTCCTGACTTTTCTGGGCATCCTTTACATCGCCAACATCCATTTCGCGGAACGTACCGTGCGCGAAATGAACCATGTGAACCAGGAATTAAAAGAACTCCAAAGCGAATACATCACAACACGCTCTGAACTCATGTACAGGAGCAAGCAATCACACGTAGCCGAAGTACTCGAACCCTTGGGCATCAAAGAATCAAGGATACCGCCCAAAAAGATCGTGACAGGGAAAAAATAAGATGGCGAAAGCGAAGAACAATACCCTCTGGAGGATTTACCTGGTGTACTTTTGCATCAGCCTCTTCGCCATTCTCATTTTCGCCCAGGTTGTCCGCATCCAAACCACCGAACGCAGCCACTGGTTGCAACTGGCGGAAGAACAAACGATGCGATATGTAGATATTGATGCGGCTCGCGGCAATATTTTCGCACAGGATGGCAGCCTCCTAGCCACCTCCATCCCCATCTATGAAATGCGCATGGACCCCAGCAGGGACGTTATTCCCGACTCGGTGTTCAATACCCGCATTGATTCACTGGGTCTTTGTTTATCAAGACTTTTTAAGGACAAATCCCCAAAGCAATACGTAGCCCACATCCGAAATGGACGCAAGCACGGCAACCGGTACCTCCTCATCCAACGGAATGTGCGGTATACCGAACTGAAAACAGCCAAAGAATTTCCCATTTTCCGACTGGGCCGGTTCAAGGGCGGACTCATTTTCACTCAAAAGAACCGGCGGATTAAACCCTTCCAATTACTCGCATCACGCACGATAGGATACGATCGCGAAGGCATCCAGTCGGTGGGCCTGGAAGCCGCATACCGCGATTACCTCAAAGGGGTAGGTGGAAAAAGACTGATGCAACGAATCAGTGGCAATCTCATGATGCCGGTGAATGACAAGAATTTCATTGAACCGCAGGATGGGTACGACATCGTGACCACCCTGGATGTGAACCTGCAGGACGTGGCCGAACATGCGCTCCTCTATCAACTTGAAAAACACAACGCCCACCACGGCTCTGTGGTGCTGATGGAAGTCAAAACCGGCCGTATCAAAGCCATCGCTAACCTCACAAGACGTACCGACGACACCTATGATGAAGTCTACAACTATGCCATAGGAGAGAGCACCGAACCGGGTTCTACTTTTAAACTGGCATCACTCATGGCCGGCTATGAAGATGGATTGATTTCACCTGAGGACAGCGTGGATACAAAGAAGGGAAAGACCAGGTTCTACGACCGCATCATGAATGATGCCCACGAAGGTGGATTTGGCAAGATCACAGCTCAGCGTGCCTTTGAAGTATCTTCCAATGTTGGTGTTTCCCTGCTGATCAACAACGCGTACGGACAGCATCCGGAAAAGTTTGTGGAACGGTTACATACCATGGGATTGGGCACCAAGCTAGGACTTGACATTCCGGGTGAGGGGAAACCTTACCTCAAGGAACGCAAAGACCCGTCGTGGTCCGGTATCACATTGCCCTGGATGTCCATCGGCTACGAAACCACCATGACACCCCTTCAGATACTGACCTTCTATAATGCGGTGGCCAACAACGGCAAAATGGTGAAACCACAATTCGTGGAGGAAGTGAAGGAGCGCGGCAAAACCATCAGAAAATTCAAGACGGAAGTCCTGAACCCATCCATCTGCTCAGCCAAAACCATTGCCAATGCCAGGAAAATGATGGAAGGCGTGGTTGACAGCGGTACCGCCATCAACCTGCGGAATTCCATCTACCCGATCGCCGGTAAAACAGGAACCGCCCAGATCGCCAACGCCAAGTACGGTTATAAGGGATCCGGCTTGAGCTACCAGGCTTCCTTCGTGGGTTATTTCCCGGCAGACGATCCCGCCTACTCCTGTATCGTGGTGGTGAACGCACCCTCCAACAACGTTTACTACGGCAACCTCGTCGCCGGCCCCATCTTTAAGGAAATTGCCGATAAAGTATATGCCGGCAGCCTCAACATGCACGAAGCCATCAACCTGGCTGATGCAGCCCATGCACCCCTGCCCAGAACAAAAGTGGGTTTGCAGAAAGAAACCACAACCGTACTGAACGCCCTCCAAATTCCTGTCAAAAATGAGAGCGATACTTCCGAATGGGTGATCATCGACCGAAGTGACAGCACCTTCACCATACAGAACAAGCGCATCGGAAACGAATTGAAAAACGGCTTTGTTCCCAACCTGTCGGGTATGGGTGCAAGCGATGCCCTCTACATACTTGAGAATTACGGACTCCTGGTGGAACTGAACGGCGCCGGCCGCGTGATCGCGCAAAGCATTCCTCCCGGAACCCGGTTCAAGTGGGGTCAAACCATACAACTCGACCTGGCGACATGATGGTGTTGAAAGAAATACTGTACAAGGCAGGCATCCGCGACGTGCTCGGCTCCACCGATGTGGTGATCACTTCGATGACCTTTGATTCACGTCATGCGGAAACATACGGCCTGTTCGTGGCGATCAGGGGAGAGAAGTCGGACGGCCATGATTACATCGCACAGGCGATCGAGAACGGTGCCGCAGCCATCGTGTGCGAAACCTTCCCGGATGAGATCCGCAAGGAGATCACCTATGTGCAGGTGAACGACAGTCAGCAGGCCCTGGGGCAGATGGCTTCCAATTTTTATGGGAATCCCTCTCAAAAAATCAAGCTGGTGGGTGTCACCGGAACGAACGGAAAAACAACCATTGCCACCCTTCTATACAAACTGTTCAACAACCTGGGACACCCATCCGGCTTGCTTTCTACCATCAGCTATCGCATCGGGCATGAAGAGATTCCCGCCACCCACACCACCCCGGATGCCATCCGGATCAACGAAATGCTGGCACGCATGGTGGAGAAGCATTGCACCCATTGCTTCATGGAGGTGAGTTCCCATGCCGTTCAGCAGGGACGCACGTCGGGCCTGACATTCACCGGCGGAATCTTCACCAACCTGACCCACGATCACCTCGACTACCACGGTTCGTTCGATGCCTACCTGAAGGCCAAAAAGAAGTTCTTCGATCAGCTACCGCAGGATGCTTTTGCGCTGGTGAACAAAGATGACGTGCACGGTGAGATCATGATCCAGAACTGCAAGGCACTGAGAAAAACATATGCATGCCACCACCTGGCAGATTTCAAGTGCAAGATCCTCGACAACCAGTTCTCCGGACTTCACCTCCTGCTGGATGACACCGAAATCTGGACCAAACTCATCGGAAGCTTCAACGCCTCCAATATGCTGGCGATTTACGGAGCTGCGCTGTTGCTTGGAGAAGATCGCATGGATGTGCTCACCGCCATCAGCAACCTCAACCCGGTTGAAGGACGCTTCCAGTACATACGGGCCGGAAATGTCACAGGCATCGTTGACTACGCACATACACCCGATGCGCTGGAAAATGTACTGGCAACCGTCGCCGATATCCGTACTGGAAATGAACAGGTGATCACCATCATCGGGTGCGGAGGTGACCGCGACAAAGCCAAACGACCCCTCATGGCCGCGATCGCTTGCAACCACAGCGACAAGGTGATCCTCACCTCAGATAATCCGAGAAGTGAAGACCCGCACACCATCATCAAGGATATGGAAGCCGGAGTACCCGGCGAACACGTGAGAAAATGCCTCACGATACCCGACAGGAGGGAGGCCATCAAAACCGCATGCGCACTGGCACGACCCGGAGACATCATCCTCCTGGCCGGAAAAGGCCACG
The DNA window shown above is from Flavobacteriales bacterium and carries:
- the rsmH gene encoding 16S rRNA (cytosine(1402)-N(4))-methyltransferase RsmH, translating into MYHEPVLLEACIRGLNIEQPGVYVDATFGGGGHSKSILERITRDSRLLAFDQDPDAAANTTDDERFTLVNQNFRYLKRYLKLHKAIPAIGILADLGVSSHQFDTPGRGFSLRFDGPLDMRMDPMLPRSAGDIIREYSSEALANMLRLYGELPQANALARTISIVRQNTTINTTFQLRDAISKHLPRGKENSMLARVFQAIRIEVNDELSALREFLEQCTEVIAEGGRLVVISYHSLEDRLVKNFMRSGNWEGEIKTDLKGNVLAPFKPVIRKAIQPDEQEILTNPRARSAKLRIAERTSWA
- a CDS encoding transpeptidase family protein — its product is MAKAKNNTLWRIYLVYFCISLFAILIFAQVVRIQTTERSHWLQLAEEQTMRYVDIDAARGNIFAQDGSLLATSIPIYEMRMDPSRDVIPDSVFNTRIDSLGLCLSRLFKDKSPKQYVAHIRNGRKHGNRYLLIQRNVRYTELKTAKEFPIFRLGRFKGGLIFTQKNRRIKPFQLLASRTIGYDREGIQSVGLEAAYRDYLKGVGGKRLMQRISGNLMMPVNDKNFIEPQDGYDIVTTLDVNLQDVAEHALLYQLEKHNAHHGSVVLMEVKTGRIKAIANLTRRTDDTYDEVYNYAIGESTEPGSTFKLASLMAGYEDGLISPEDSVDTKKGKTRFYDRIMNDAHEGGFGKITAQRAFEVSSNVGVSLLINNAYGQHPEKFVERLHTMGLGTKLGLDIPGEGKPYLKERKDPSWSGITLPWMSIGYETTMTPLQILTFYNAVANNGKMVKPQFVEEVKERGKTIRKFKTEVLNPSICSAKTIANARKMMEGVVDSGTAINLRNSIYPIAGKTGTAQIANAKYGYKGSGLSYQASFVGYFPADDPAYSCIVVVNAPSNNVYYGNLVAGPIFKEIADKVYAGSLNMHEAINLADAAHAPLPRTKVGLQKETTTVLNALQIPVKNESDTSEWVIIDRSDSTFTIQNKRIGNELKNGFVPNLSGMGASDALYILENYGLLVELNGAGRVIAQSIPPGTRFKWGQTIQLDLAT
- a CDS encoding UDP-N-acetylmuramoyl-L-alanyl-D-glutamate--2,6-diaminopimelate ligase; translated protein: MMVLKEILYKAGIRDVLGSTDVVITSMTFDSRHAETYGLFVAIRGEKSDGHDYIAQAIENGAAAIVCETFPDEIRKEITYVQVNDSQQALGQMASNFYGNPSQKIKLVGVTGTNGKTTIATLLYKLFNNLGHPSGLLSTISYRIGHEEIPATHTTPDAIRINEMLARMVEKHCTHCFMEVSSHAVQQGRTSGLTFTGGIFTNLTHDHLDYHGSFDAYLKAKKKFFDQLPQDAFALVNKDDVHGEIMIQNCKALRKTYACHHLADFKCKILDNQFSGLHLLLDDTEIWTKLIGSFNASNMLAIYGAALLLGEDRMDVLTAISNLNPVEGRFQYIRAGNVTGIVDYAHTPDALENVLATVADIRTGNEQVITIIGCGGDRDKAKRPLMAAIACNHSDKVILTSDNPRSEDPHTIIKDMEAGVPGEHVRKCLTIPDRREAIKTACALARPGDIILLAGKGHEKYQEINGVRHPFDDLEVLKIQFDLTLNR
- the mraZ gene encoding division/cell wall cluster transcriptional repressor MraZ — its product is MSEFIGEYVCRLDAKGRFMLPVGLRKQMSPEARDSFVLNRGFEQHLTLYPMDEWQKITAQLKKLNLFVAKNRKFYRQFHNGATVLALDTTGRLLLPKPLMNFAGIGKDVTLFAYANRIEVWANDVYENVMKDTEDFASLAEEVMGSLPQQGEEGNVS